From Dehalobacter sp.:
CGATTATATGATTTTGCCCCGGTAGGATTTTTCACCTTGGAGACCAATGGTCGGATCCTAGAAATAAACCGGAGCGGGGCCGCTCTCTTCGGAGCTGAGAAGAGCAATTTATTGGGTAAGGTCTTTACCAGCTATGTGACAGAGGAATACCAAGACACTTTTTCTGCGTATTGTCAGAAACTTAAGTGGACAAAAATAAAGCTGGACTGCGAGCTGAAACTCCGGAAAAATGGCGGGACTGTTTTTTATGCTTTGATGGAAGGGATAATCGCCAACGAAAAAGATGAAAATAACACCCTTTGTTTTGTTGCAATCATGGACATTACCGAACGAAAAAAGAATGAGGATGAGCGTCTAAAGTATGACCGACTGGATGCTTTAGGACTTCTGGCCGGGGGCATCGCCCACGACCTTAACAATCTGCTTACTGTCATCTGGGGTAATATCTCCTTGATCAATATGAACTCGTATTCAGCGGAAAAAAGCCATGTGCTCCTGTCTGAGGCAGAAAAAGCCTGCAGGCAGCTTGAGGATTTAAACAGACAGCTGCTGACTTTTGCCAAGGGTGCAACACCCCTTAAAGCGCAAATATCCATCGCTGAATTACTTCATGATTCCGCGATCTTTGCGATGCGGGGTTCCAATGTGCGCTATGAACTTGATCTACCCGATGATTTATGGCTCGCCAAAGTAGATAGCAGCCAAATCAGCCAGGTGGTCAATAATCTGATTATCAATGCCAAGCAAGCCATGCCCGATGGCGGAACGTTATCTTTAAGCTGTGAGAACACCTATGTGACACCGGAAGAGGGACTGCCGTTAAACCCAGGTCCCTATCTTAAGATAACCGTGAAGGATCACGGTGTGGGCATTCCCAAAGACCAGCTCAACAGGATTTTTGATCCTTACTTTACGACGAAGGCCCAAGGGAACGGGTTGGGATTAGCTACTTCGTATTCCGTGGTCAAGAAACACGAAGGTCACATCTATGTTGAGTCCGAACTTGGTCTGGGAACAGCTGTGTATGTTTATCTTCCCGCCTTGCCGGGAACAGCTACGTCTGAGAAAAAAAACAGCGACTCGCCTCTCCTGGGACGGGGTAAAATTTTGGTTATGGATGATCAGATTACCGTAAGAACCGTTATCGGAGATATGATTGCCCAGTTGGGGTATACGACTTCCTTTGCCGCAAATGGAGAGGAAGCGATCCGTTTTTACATAGATGCCAAGGAAAAAGGCGTGCCTTATGATGCGCTCATCCTAGATCTCACTGTCCCCGGCGGCCGTGGAGGCAAGCAGACCATCACAGAGCTGATTAGGATAGACCCCGATGTCAAGGCCATTGTTTCGAGCGGCTACGGTAATGACGCTATTATGACCGATTTTAAAAGTTATGGCTTCAAGGGGGTTATATCTAAACCTTTTTGTCTGGATAAAATCAGCAAAACCCTTTGGGATATTATTTCGGTCTCCGCGTGATCTTTACTTTTTTCTTTCAAAGTATTCTTAATCTATCGATAAACCTAAGAATAACAAGTTATAAACCCAACAGCTGCCTAAGTGACTGCTGGGTTTATTTGTTTTTCAATTTGTTGTTGGTATTAATCTACAATGAGTAATTTATTTTCCATGAGTAATTTGTCTTGTTTAATCAGAAAACGATAAGGTATCATTAAATTTGTAATGTAATGAAGAACTCGTTGCGTAAAACCTCTCCGCTTGGACTATCTACGTTATCCCCTGCGACAATTTTTTCACCTATAAGAAAATTTCGGAGTGTCAAGCAACCCCTTGTATCACAAGGCGGCTCTGAGATGCACATCAGCTTGATGACTTTTTACGTCGCGTTTCAATCAGTACTAAAGCCACCAACAAAAGTAGTATTCAATTAGAGAAGAATCCCGCTGTTTGGTCGTGACAACGGGATTCTTTACAATAGGATTTTTGTTTACAGTTCCGGAATATCCTTTGCCCACATCTCATCCCGCGCCCGCTGAATCAGAAACTCATAGACTTTATCCTTATAGGCAACGAAGGTGTCCGGGTCGCTTTGTTTGATCTTATCGAGCTGGAACCACAGTTCTTTGACCACCCGGTCCAGTTCCCCGTAGAGAAAGGCGATATTGTTGGCGCGTACCTTGGTCGACGCACTGCTTAAGTTCTTGCGCAGGGAGTTCAGGGATTTATAAGCGGTTGTTTTTTTGATGGAGGTTACCTCGTTCTGCAGGTTTTCGGCTTTTCGCTCTAGCCGGCTCTTGGCCGTAAACAATTCCTGGGCGTTTTTATCTAGTGCGGCGTTCGCTTGGGCCAGCCGGGCGGACTTTTCCTTTTCCTCCTCCAGGGCTTGCTGCAGGACCGCTTTTTTCTGTTCGGCCTGTTCCTTTTCCCGCCGGGCCTGATTCCAGTCGTCAATCGCCTTTTGCAGCTCGCGGGTAGACGTTCTCGCGACATCCGTGTCCGTGATGAAAGCGGCTCTTTCCTCTTCCGGTACGCCTAAGAGGATGTAGGCCTGTGAAAAGCTCAGTTCGGGTATTTCCTGGTCCGGTTCGCCGTCGGTGAAGATAGAAAGCTGTTTGACGCCGTACTCCTGGTAGAGGCGCATCATTTTTTCGGCCGTATCCTGGGAGTAGCTGACCTCCTCTTTCAACCAACGGCCCCATTCCCCATACTTGACCTGCTCCTTGATCTCCGTCAGTCGCCGCCCGATCTCGATGGCGCTGCTGAGCACGATCCGATGGGTCTGTCTTTTGATCAGGTTAATTTCCGACGCGATTAACTGCGGCGTCCGTACGGTCATTGTCTCGTTCATGTCAATCACTTCGTTCATAAGCTCTTCCCGTTCCTCGCTTCCCTGTGTGTTTTTTGGCCCAATAGGATGTCCCAGTTTCCGATACTGTCGCGGAATCTGGAACAAGCACCGGTCTAAATCATTGGGTATTATTACAATATATGCCGGAAGGGCAGGGCCTGCACATCGGATTGCAAAAGGACAGGATTGTAACAATTTATTCAGACAAGGCATAAGCTATTATTGCGGAGGATCGTAAAGATAAGCAGAAACCCGGCCGGTTCAGGATTGAATCGTGTGCTGGGCTTCTGCTTTTTTTGGACTCCGGATATTTTTAGGGACAACCTGTAACACCCGGGACAAAATATTCATAAAGTAGTTAATGAGGACAGGCAAGACAAGTCCGGCCTGTCAAAGAGAAAGGAGGTGCACAGCCATGCCTGTCACCATGATCCCGTTAAGTTCGGTTCTAGCCGGACGCTATCAGATCGGTACGACGCCGGCCGGCGGTCCGATCCTCAGGAAAAAAGGACTGA
This genomic window contains:
- a CDS encoding DUF3102 domain-containing protein → MFQIPRQYRKLGHPIGPKNTQGSEEREELMNEVIDMNETMTVRTPQLIASEINLIKRQTHRIVLSSAIEIGRRLTEIKEQVKYGEWGRWLKEEVSYSQDTAEKMMRLYQEYGVKQLSIFTDGEPDQEIPELSFSQAYILLGVPEEERAAFITDTDVARTSTRELQKAIDDWNQARREKEQAEQKKAVLQQALEEEKEKSARLAQANAALDKNAQELFTAKSRLERKAENLQNEVTSIKKTTAYKSLNSLRKNLSSASTKVRANNIAFLYGELDRVVKELWFQLDKIKQSDPDTFVAYKDKVYEFLIQRARDEMWAKDIPEL
- a CDS encoding ATP-binding protein, with translation MDSLALRQNAERLMDQRHKGLEANAADCSFVDEELEVYHIELSIQNEELQRIGLENELSRDKYMRLYDFAPVGFFTLETNGRILEINRSGAALFGAEKSNLLGKVFTSYVTEEYQDTFSAYCQKLKWTKIKLDCELKLRKNGGTVFYALMEGIIANEKDENNTLCFVAIMDITERKKNEDERLKYDRLDALGLLAGGIAHDLNNLLTVIWGNISLINMNSYSAEKSHVLLSEAEKACRQLEDLNRQLLTFAKGATPLKAQISIAELLHDSAIFAMRGSNVRYELDLPDDLWLAKVDSSQISQVVNNLIINAKQAMPDGGTLSLSCENTYVTPEEGLPLNPGPYLKITVKDHGVGIPKDQLNRIFDPYFTTKAQGNGLGLATSYSVVKKHEGHIYVESELGLGTAVYVYLPALPGTATSEKKNSDSPLLGRGKILVMDDQITVRTVIGDMIAQLGYTTSFAANGEEAIRFYIDAKEKGVPYDALILDLTVPGGRGGKQTITELIRIDPDVKAIVSSGYGNDAIMTDFKSYGFKGVISKPFCLDKISKTLWDIISVSA